In one Papilio machaon chromosome 15, ilPapMach1.1, whole genome shotgun sequence genomic region, the following are encoded:
- the LOC123721737 gene encoding uncharacterized protein LOC123721737, with translation MFRTPAKSQHEAPAPATDKTFNIDTSPKRISKVRKSIGDWEAGNTEEKDKDKDKRVRSPQKTADTETAAKRMIQTKITKVAEQSQSQPLPAKKYLSNQTEAKACLIKIKECLNNSRNTKTELKQDIKDAADRLYQLFLEAEQKKEQGSKVRKEQVEEKGEKETEMDQRRRETDIITKMEKYSELLKENNAKMEELNNNLKKHAELKETYTYASVAAGGTRRLPSSNQATHSVAVTSSDEMETGEQVLEKIRKAVNAKDEGLKVDSIRKGKDRKVIVGCSTEVELNKIKDRLRGAGSDLKVADIKNKDPLVVLQDILKVHEDKDIVQAIRRQNRDLLSGLKEEDLRMEVRYRKRARNELTCHVVLRVSPTLWRRMTDAEAVHVDLQRVRVADQSPLVQCSKCLGYGHTKRLCTESVEVCSHCAGPHLRTECSSWLSGEPPSCRNCHKARSDRKDHSAFSVDCPANLQRSELCTAELINEASKRKLALALVQEPYIGRIGEMRQRPGIRIVQCAGNRTAQSVVKSAIVLFDDTIDVSHCPDLTTCNIAVAKVRTAAWEIGVVSVYLEPDKPIEPYLDQIGSVVDRLGMDNVILGGDLNAWCTDWGSQKTDARGLEVAGKLDELGLQLLNEGSEPTFDTIRGSRRFCSCVDITACTTSLLGRVVDWRLADVTSSDHRAILFSLNLRLSVGMDIRSSTREYNTRKANWSEFRSKLASRWQERGITPAEIEGTVDRENLERQVDRYVETVVDVCEETMPKIGKRRRTGLPWWSEKLSDLKAKVLRYKRRVRCAAQVRREWVVQQYVDAKDEYLREVRRAQTESWKSFCGRQTRESMWDGIYRVIGRTTKRSEDIPLVRGGTALGGEESARVLAETFFPEDSLGEDDAAHTEMRRMAETVNGGSHSEVCDPPFTRHELMWAASSFNPKKAPGPDGLTADICLAAITLDPELFLAIANRCLALACFPRRWKEAVVAVLRKPNKEDYTHPRSYRPIGLLPIMGKVLEKMLVRRVRWYTAPMISRHQYGFMPQRGTEDSLYDMIQHIRAEVEKRRLVVLISLDIEGAFDNAWWPAVRCSLAETRCPVNLRRLFDHYFSERIVRVRYAGSEWARKPTKGCVQGSIGGPTLWNLLLNPLLVELGEMGVRCQAFADDVVLMFSGNSTADIQGAANVALDHVQGWGVRNKLKFAAHKTRAMVFTRKRKYDSPRLSMGGGHIELVTSLKILGLTVDDRLTFNKHIQNVAIKVQKLYRQLSTAARISWGLNPEVIRTIYVAVVEPIVLYAASVWAPAARKKTTQKLLDRVQRGFAQKIVRAYRTVSLNAAVALAGLLPLDLRVQEAALLYEVKKGHSQRVLRDRDLERPTKYEEAEHPAHLEGLQFDCLTDGDEVAQRATVDVRIYTDGSKIDGRVGAALSIWDGAAETSCRKLKLGNFCTVYQAELYALYEAVKFVVRSPSRRFGIYSDSRSALESLRSIDSLHPLVGEIRRMVKGCVEAGKEVRLNWIKAHVGVEGNERADQLAKQAAVGVKTKPHYDKVPVSFVKRQLRLDSLDEWNRRYKEGVTASTTRVFFPDAISAYPVLRKLELDPVLVQVLTGHGGFAEYLHRFKCKTSPSCICDPARGESVLHAIVECPVFGRKRVEFETATKEKISLENINNLIRNKESRTKFIEYCKEIANKIIDRNRTQ, from the exons ATGTTCCGCACTCCAGCGAAAAGTCAACACGAGGCCCCCGCCCCGGCGACAGACAAGACCTTTAACATTGACACCTCACCTAAGAGAATCTCAAAGGTGAGGAAGAGTATTGGAGATTGGGAGGCCGGGAATACCGAAGAAAAAGACAAAGACAAAGATAAACGCGTTCGCTCACCTCAAAAAACAGCGGACACGGAGACAGCTGCAAAAAGGATGAtacaaacaaagataacaaaagtAGCGGAACAATCACAATCACAGCCGCTACCTGCcaaaaaatacttaagtaaCCAAACAGAAGCAAAGGCATgcttgataaaaattaaagaatgcTTAAATAATTCGCGAAATACTAAGACAGAATTAAAGCAAGACATCAAGGACGCAGCAGATAGATTGTATCAACTATTTTTGGAAGCGGAACAGAAAAAGGAACAAGGAAGCAAAGTAAGGAAAGAACAAGTGGAAGAAAAGGGAGAAAAAGAAACGGAAATGGACCAAAGAAGAAGAGAAACAGATATAATTACGAAAATGGAAAAATACTCCGAGCtgctaaaagaaaataacGCAAAAATGGAAGAACTAAATAACAATCTAAAAAAGCATGCAGAGTTAAAAGAAACGTATACTTACGCGAGCGTAGCAGCCGGAGGGACGCGACGACTGCCATCGAGCAACCAGGCCACACACTCGGTGGCAGTCACATCCAGCGATGAGATGGAGACCGGAGAGCAGGTCCTGGAAAAAATCAGAAAAGCCGTTAATGCCAAAGACGAAGGGTTGAAAGTCGACAGCATTCGTAAAGGGAAGGACAGGAAAGTCATAGTGGGCTGCAGCACGGAAGTAGAGTTAAACAAGATCAAGGATAGATTGCGGGGTGCTGGCAGCGATTTAAAGGTAGCGGACATTAAGAACAAAGATCCCCTCGTGGTTCTACAGGATATCCTGAAGGTCCACGAGGACAAGGATATAGTTCAGGCCATCCGCAGGCAGAACAGGGACCTCCTGTCTGGATTGAAGGAGGAAGACCTGCGGATGGAGGTCCGCTACCGAAAAAGGGCCAGGAACGAGCTCACATGCCATGTGGTCTTGCGGGTATCGCCGACGCTATGGCGTCGGATGACGGACGCAGAAGCCGTACATGTAGACCTCCAGCGCGTCAGAGTGGCCGACCAGTCCCCTCTAGTCCAGTGCTCCAAGTGCCTGGGGTACGGGCACACGAAGAGGCTATGCACGGAGTCGGTGGAGGTGTGTAGCCACTGCGCGGGCCCGCACCTCAGGACAGAGTGTTCCAGCTGGCTGTCCGGAGAGCCGCCTTCCTGTCGCAATTGCCACAAGGCAAGATCCGACAGGAAGGATCACAGCGCATTCAGTGTCGATTGCCCG GCGAACCTGCAAAGGTCTGAATTGTGCACGGCAGAGTTGATAAACGAGGCGAGCAAGAGGAAACTCGCGCTCGCGCTGGTCCAGGAGCCATACATAGGCAGGATTGGCGAAATGAGGCAGCGTCCAGGTATTCGAATAGTGCAATGTGCAGGAAACCGGACCGCTCAGTCGGTGGTAAAATCAGCCATTGTACTGTTCGACGACACCATAGATGTCTCCCATTGTCCCGACCTCACCACCTGCAACATTGCTGTTGCAAAGGTGAGGACCGCGGCGTGGGAGATCGGGGTGGTGTCGGTATACCTGGAGCCAGATAAGCCCATTGAGCCGTACCTGGACCAGATCGGCTCTGTCGTGGACAGATTGGGGATGGACAACGTGATACTAGGCGGGGACCTGAATGCGTGGTGCACGGACTGGGGCAGCCAGAAGACCGACGCGAGGGGACTGGAAGTGGCAGGGAAACTCGACGAGCTGGGGCTACAGCTTCTAAACGAGGGGTCTGAGCCCACCTTTGATACCATCCGAGGTAGTAGACGCTTCTGTAGTTGCGTCGACATCACTGCTTGCACGACCTCTCTTCTGGGGAGAGTGGTGGACTGGCGCCTCGCGGACGTAACCAGTTCGGACCACAGGGCAATCCTGTTCAGTCTGAATCTTCGATTGTCTGTGGGCATGGACATACGCTCATCCACCCGGGAGTACAATACGCGGAAGGCAAACTGGAGCGAGTTTCGATCGAAACTCGCTTCCAGATGGCAAGAGAGAGGCATAACACCAGCCGAAATTGAAGGGACCGTAGACCGGGAAAACCTTGAGAGACAGGTGGACCGATACGTGGAAACCGTGGTGGATGTATGCGAGGAAACCATGCCCAAGATTGGGAAGAGGCGGCGAACAGGATTGCCTTGGTGGTCCGAAAAGCTCTCTGACCTCAAGGCGAAAGTCTTGAGGTACAAGAGACGGGTACGCTGCGCAGCCCAGGTCCGGAGGGAGTGGGTCGTGCAGCAGTATGTCGACGCCAAAGACGAATACCTACGTGAGGTGAGGAGGGCTCAGACCGAGAGTTGGAAGAGCTTCTGCGGACGTCAAACCCGTGAGTCCATGTGGGATGGGATCTACAGAGTGATTGGCAGAACGACGAAGAGGTCGGAGGATATCCCCCTCGTCCGGGGTGGTACAGCCCTGGGCGGGGAGGAATCGGCCAGGGTGCTGGCGGAAACATTCTTCCCCGAGGATTCACTCGGGGAAGATGACGCGGCCCACACAGAAATGAGAAGGATGGCCGAAACAGTAAATGGGGGGTCACATAGTGAAGTATGTGACCCGCCCTTCACTAGGCATGAGCTCATGTGGGCCGCGTCAAGTTTCAACCCCAAAAAAGCCCCTGGCCCCGACGGCCTCACGGCAGACATCTGCCTGGCTGCCATCACTTTGGATCCAGAGCTGTTCCTGGCGATAGCAAATCGCTGTCTGGCACTGGCGTGTTTCCCCAGGAGATGGAAAGAGGCAGTGGTTGCAGTGCTTAGGAAACCCAATAAGGAGGACTACACGCACCCCAGATCGTACCGGCCTATAGGACTCTTGCCCATTATGGGCAAGGTCCTAGAAAAGATGCTGGTACGGCGGGTCCGCTGGTATACTGCGCCAATGATCAGCCGCCACCAGTACGGCTTCATGCCGCAACGCGGTACCGAGGACTCCCTCTATGACATGATTCAGCACATTCGAGCCGAAGTTGAAAAACGGAGGCTCGTTGTGCTGATATCATTAGACATAGAGGGAGCCTTCGATAACGCCTGGTGGCCGGCTGTGAGGTGCAGCTTAGCCGAGACTCGGTGCCCCGTAAACCTGAGGCGCCTATTCGACCACTACTTTAGTGAAAGAATAGTGCGCGTCAGGTATGCGGGGTCCGAGTGGGCCCGAAAGCCGACCAAGGGGTGCGTGCAGGGCTCCATTGGGGGTCCTACGCTCTGGAACCTACTGCTGAATCCGCTCCTGGTGGAACTGGGGGAGATGGGCGTCCGCTGCCAAGCGTTTGCTGACGATGTGGTTCTGATGTTCTCGGGCAACAGCACCGCGGACATACAAGGTGCCGCCAATGTGGCCCTCGACCATGTTCAGGGGTGGGGAGTTCGTAATAAGCTAAAGTTTGCGGCCCACAAGACCCGGGCCATGGTATTTACCAGAAAGCGAAAATACGACTCCCCACGTCTGAGCATGGGAGGGGGACACATTGAGCTGGTCACCAGTCTGAAGATCTTGGGGTTGACGGTTGACGATAGGCTCACTTTTAACAAGCACATACAAAATGTAGCAATAAAAGTGCAAAAGCTCTACCGTCAACTGTCAACCGCCGCAAGGATATCGTGGGGGCTGAACCCCGAGGTCATCAGAACCATATACGTCGCAGTAGTGGAGCCCATCGTCCTCTACGCCGCCAGCGTGTGGGCGCCGGCGGCACGGAAGAAGACTACTCAGAAGTTGTTAGACCGGGTGCAGCGCGGGTTTGCTCAAAAAATCGTAAGGGCCTATAGGACGGTCTCTCTAAACGCTGCCGTAGCACTCGCTGGCCTGCTTCCTCTGGACCTACGGGTACAAGAAGCGGCCCTTCTTTACGAAGTAAAGAAGGGCCACAGCCAGCGAGTGCTGCGGGACCGAGATTTGGAGAGACCGACAAAGTACGAAGAGGCCGAGCACCCCGCCCACCTGGAAGGGCTGCAGTTCGACTGCCTGACGGACGGTGACGAAGTTGCCCAGCGAGCTACCGTCGATGTAAGAATTTACACCGACGGTAGCAAAATTGACGGCAGAGTCGGCGCGGCGTTATCCATATGGGATGGCGCCGCGGAGACCTCCTGCCGGAAATTAAAGCTGGGGAATTTCTGCACCGTATATCAGGCGGAACTGTATGCCCTATATGAGGCCGTGAAATTTGTTGTCAGGAGCCCCTCAAGGAGGTTTGGCATTTACTCCGACTCCAGGTCCGCCCTAGAGTCGTTGCGTAGTATCGACTCCCTCCACCCCCTCGTAGGGGAAATAAGGAGAATGGTGAAAGGTTGTGTGGAAGCGGGGAAGGAAGTAAGGTTGAATTGGATAAAAGCGCACGTGGGGGTGGAGGGAAACGAGAGGGCGGACCAACTCGCAAAACAAGCGGCAGTCGGAGTAAAAACCAAACCTCATTACGACAAAGTCCCTGTTTCATTCGTCAAGCGACAACTCCGATTGGACTCGCTTGACGAATGGAACAGGCGCTACAAAGAGGGAGTCACGGCCTCGACAACGAGAGTCTTCTTCCCTGACGCCATTAGCGCCTACCCAGTGCTCCGCAAGTTAGAGTTGGACCCCGTGCTGGTACAAGTTCTAACAGGTCACGGGGGGTTCGCAGAATACTTACACAGGTTCAAGTGTAAGACGAGCCCCTCGTGCATCTGCGATCCGGCACGGGGCGAATCCGTGCTGCATGCCATAGTAGAGTGTCCGGTGTTTGGTAGGAAGAGAGTAGAATTTGAAACTGCAACAAAAGAGAAAATATCAttagaaaacataaacaatttaataagaaacaaGGAGAgtagaacaaaatttatagaatattGCAAGGAAATAGCAAATAAGATAATAGATAGAAACAGAACACAATAG